Proteins encoded within one genomic window of uncultured Draconibacterium sp.:
- the rplR gene encoding 50S ribosomal protein L18 codes for MALTKVQRRARIKSRVRTVVSGTAERPRLSVYRSNKQIYVQIIDDLQGTTLLAVSSSDKAIAEAGGTKTEKAAMVGKAVAEKALAAGITEVVFDRGGSLYHGRVKQLADAAREGGLKF; via the coding sequence ATGGCATTAACAAAAGTTCAAAGGCGAGCAAGAATAAAAAGTCGCGTACGCACAGTTGTTTCCGGCACAGCAGAACGTCCAAGATTAAGTGTTTACAGAAGTAACAAACAAATCTACGTTCAGATTATCGACGACCTGCAAGGAACAACTTTGTTAGCAGTTTCATCTTCAGATAAAGCTATCGCTGAAGCCGGTGGTACAAAAACTGAAAAAGCTGCAATGGTTGGTAAAGCAGTTGCTGAAAAAGCACTGGCAGCCGGAATTACTGAAGTTGTATTCGACAGAGGTGGTAGCTTATATCACGGAAGAGTAAAACAATTAGCTGATGCTGCCCGTGAAGGTGGCCTTAAATTCTAA
- the rpsE gene encoding 30S ribosomal protein S5: MAKVSNKVKTSDLELKDRLVAINRVTKVTKGGRTFSFSAIVIVGDEKGIVGWGLGKASEVTTAIAKGVDAAKKNLVKIPVINGTIPHEQTAKFGGANILLKPASSGTGLKAGGAMRAVLESAGIHDVLAKSKGSSNPHNLVKATMHALTELRDAYTVAEHRGVSVEKVFKG; this comes from the coding sequence ATGGCGAAAGTAAGTAATAAAGTAAAAACAAGCGACCTGGAATTAAAAGACAGGTTGGTAGCCATTAACCGCGTAACCAAAGTAACAAAAGGTGGACGTACTTTCAGTTTCTCTGCCATTGTTATTGTGGGCGACGAAAAAGGAATCGTAGGCTGGGGACTTGGTAAAGCAAGCGAAGTAACTACTGCAATTGCTAAAGGAGTAGACGCAGCTAAAAAGAACCTGGTAAAAATTCCGGTAATTAACGGAACTATACCACACGAACAAACTGCTAAATTTGGCGGTGCAAACATCCTGTTAAAACCTGCTTCATCGGGTACCGGTCTTAAGGCTGGTGGTGCGATGCGTGCAGTACTGGAAAGTGCTGGTATTCACGACGTTTTGGCTAAGTCAAAAGGATCATCAAACCCACACAACCTGGTAAAAGCAACAATGCATGCTTTAACCGAGTTAAGGGATGCTTATACAGTAGCAGAACACAGAGGTGTTTCAGTTGAAAAAGTTTTTAAAGGATAA
- the rpmD gene encoding 50S ribosomal protein L30 — MAQLKITQVKSGIGSTKRQKATLEALGLKKLNQTVVHEATPQIVGMANKLRHLLNIEEVK, encoded by the coding sequence ATGGCACAATTAAAAATAACACAAGTAAAAAGTGGTATCGGTTCAACAAAACGCCAAAAAGCAACTTTGGAAGCGTTAGGTTTGAAAAAACTGAACCAAACTGTTGTTCACGAAGCTACTCCTCAAATTGTTGGTATGGCTAACAAGTTGAGACATTTACTGAATATTGAAGAAGTTAAGTAA